Proteins found in one Magnolia sinica isolate HGM2019 chromosome 5, MsV1, whole genome shotgun sequence genomic segment:
- the LOC131247020 gene encoding uncharacterized protein LOC131247020, producing MEAIMEESEPPFTTDIIQARLSDRFCLPQITSFSRNTNPSEHIESFRGKKRLKVPAYLLHVIQKDDKLLKDYIKRLNLKALQVQKHLEELALTAIMRGLRDCEFLFSLDKNPPTTMAKLLNRLQKYANVEEACVLREAVQNKAPPTKEQQMRAELSSTARNRKRKDNQSHDNHQPNKWPDSKFKMYTPLNKMPKQVLMEIQDKRILTWPSKLKSDPNGRSKNKYYYFHWDHGHLTRDCLDLKQEIEALIHSGHLKEYVSYQEK from the exons ATGGAAGCAATAATGGAGGAATCTGAACCTCCATTTACCACTGACATCATACAGGCACGACTTTCGGACAGGTTCTGTCTACCCCAGATCACCTCGTTCTCCAGAAATACCAACCCATCGGAGCACATAGAGTCCTTTAGG GGAAAGAAAAGGCTCAAGGTGCCTGCCTACCTCCTTCACGTTATTCAGAAGGACGACAAGCttttgaaagactacatcaaacgCTTAAATCTGAAAGCATTACAAGTTCAAAAGCATTTAGAAGAACTCGCCCTAACCGCGATCATGAGAGGGTTGAGAGACTGCGAGTTCCTCTTCTCACTGGACAAAAACCCTCCAACAACGATGGCCAAACTATTGAACAGGTTGCAGAAATACGCTAACGTTGAAGAAGCTTGTGTCTTGCGAGAGGCCGTCCAGAACAAAGCTCCTCCGACTAAAGAACAGCAGATGAGGGCAGAACTAAGTTCGACTGCTAGGAATAGGAAGAGGAAGGACAACCAATCACACGACAACCATCAACCGAACAAATGGCCTGATAGTAAGTTTAAGATGTACACTCCTCTCAACAAAATGCCAAAGCAAGTTTTGATGGAAATTCAGGACAAGCGCATCCTTACTTGGCCGAGCAAGTTGAAATCTGACCCCAATGGAAGAAGCAAGAACAAATATTATTACTTTCATTGGGATCACGGTCATCTAACACGTGATTGCTTGGACCTCAAACAGGAAATCGAGGCACTCATTCATAGCGGTCACCTCAAAGAATACGTCAGTTATCAAGAAAAATAG